A stretch of the Malus domestica chromosome 08, GDT2T_hap1 genome encodes the following:
- the LOC103441602 gene encoding large ribosomal subunit protein eL30: MVAPKKTKKTHESINTRLALVMKSGKYTLGYKTVIDSLRNSKGKLIIISNNCPPLRKSEIEYYAMLAKVGVHHYNGNNVEVGTACGKYFRVSCLSIIDAGDSDIIKTLPGGQ, translated from the exons ATGGTGGCtccgaagaagacgaagaagaccCACGAGAGCATCAATACCAGGCTCGCGCTGGTCATGAAGAGTGGCAAATACACTCTCGGCTACAAGACCGTCATCGATTCCCTCCGCAACTCCAAAG GGAAGCTGATTATCATTTCCAACAATTGCCCGCCTCTGCGGAAATCTGAGATCGAGTACTATGCTATGCTCGCCAAGGTTGGGGTTCACCACTACAATGGAA ACAACGTTGAGGTCGGTACAGCATGTGGAAAGTATTTCCGGGTGTCTTGCCTTAGCATCATTGATGCAG GTGATTCGGATATTATCAAGACACTGCCTGGTGGTCAGTGA
- the LOC139198205 gene encoding large ribosomal subunit protein eL30-like, producing MVAPKKTKKTHESINTRLALVMKSGKYTLGYKTVIDSLRNSKGKLIIISNNCPPLRKSEIEYYAMLAKVGVHHYNGNNVELGTACGKYFRVSCLSIIDAGDSDIIKTLPGGQ from the exons ATGGTGGCcccgaagaagacgaagaagaccCACGAGAGCATCAACACCAGGCTCGCGCTGGTCATGAAGAGTGGCAAATACACTCTCGGCTACAAGACCGTCATCGATTCCCTCCGCAACTCCAAAG GGAAGCTGATTATCATTTCCAACAATTGCCCGCCTCTGCGGAAATCTGAGATCGAGTACTACGCTATGCTCGCTAAGGTTGGGGTTCACCACTACAATGGAA ACAACGTTGAGCTCGGTACAGCATGTGGAAAGTATTTCCGGGTGTCTTGCCTTAGCATCATTGATGCAG GTGATTCGGATATTATCAAGACGCTGCCTGGTGGTCAGTGA